The stretch of DNA CCAAGGTATGTCGCGTCGTCACGAAGCGATGGCGGGAAGTCGATGCGGATCGCGCCGCCTGAGAGATAGACGTTCTCGCCAGCGATGGCTGGGTAAGAGACGACAGTGTCGCTGCCATCCACGACGGGCGCCGGCTGTTCCTCGCCGGCTAGGAGAGTCCACCGGCTCGGATCGATCGGAACCGCGCCGATGCTGGTGAAGATGCCGGCGTTGTCCAGTTCGACCGGCGTCGCGATCTCATAGATGCCGTCATAGACGTTATCGTAACGGATCTCCACGATGCGCTCGCCGCGTGCCTGGAAACCCCGAAGGTTCACGACGGGCCCGATCTTGTGCTGCGGCTGCGACCGCATCCCAATGCCCTTGGCCAGTCTCATAGCCTGGTTGTGGTTCTGACAGGCTTGAATATCCACGGTCAGGAACTTCGGTGTCGTCAGAGGGTCATAGTACAGTGGGTTCAGCCAAGCCGCCGACGCCTGCACCGTGTAGTTCGCTTTGGGTTCGGTATAGCGCACGATGACGCCGTGCGTGGCGCTTTCGCCGTCTTGCGCGCCGTAGGTCGAGCAAGTCATGATGTCGCGGTTGCGGGAGAACGACAGTTCGGGAGCATAGTAATGCCCGACGCGGAGCCACGACTTTCCCGCCTCGTCAAATACGATCTGCCCGTCGCAGGCCCGCATGATCTCTAGCTCGGCATCCACGCGGCGTTTGCTGTCGACGATCGACACGCTCGCTTCGTACCGCGGCTGATCGCCTTCGATGCCGCTGACCGTCTCGTCGCAGTAGGTCGCCTGCTCAGCGATCCGCTGCCAGTTGATCGATCGCTCCGGCTTGTTGCGCCCGAACGGGTGGGTGCGGAACCAAGCCCAGATAAGAGCCGCGTTCTTCGTTGGCTTGTAAGTTGATCGGTTGCCCAAGGTCTGCGCCGGGTCGCGCGGGTCGTAGGCAGTGGCCCATTCGCCCAACACGCTGACGGCAGGCTCGCCAAGGCCGAACGGTCCGCGCCAGCGGTATATCTTGTGGCGATGCTCCACCTTGAGGGCATCCATGCAAACGACGGTAAACGTGGTTCCCGCCAGCTTATGTTCGGACGTCCACAGCGACGGGAAGGCCGCGTCCAGCTCAGCAATCCGGGGAGGGACCGGGTTCGTCTCGCTGTAGGTAGTCGTCCACAGCCTGATATATCCTTTACCCTGACCATCCGTGTCGGCTGGGTCCTTCTCCTTGTTCGTCTTGAGACGGAATTCATTTTGCGTGACGTATCGATCGGCACCGACCGTCACAGGCTCATCGTCCAGAAAGTAACTATACGGCGCGTGCAGAATCTCTTCGCTATTGACGATGATGTACCAGAAGCGCCCCTGCGCATCGAACTCGCCAAAAACAGCGCCGCCACCCGATCGCGCCTCGCCCGCGTTGAGCCATCGGGGCGGGTTCGGGATTTTGACGTTTGTCTTGCCCGCCTCCATCGACGGCGCGCGCGAACCGCCGCCCAAGATCGTCCCGATCGCAAAGGCGCCGGCTGCAATGATGGTCGCGCCGATCGCGCTAATGACGAACGCGTTACCGGCCGCGCCAATCGATCCAGCGAGCGATGCCGCCCACCCGCCGCCAATACCCCCGGTGTAATAGGTGAGGGCGGCGATCGCGACGAGCGCGACCAGCTTCTTGAGAAAGCCCATCAGGGGATCTGATACGTGCGGTTTGCAAGGCCAGCGACAAACTCACATCCGCGGTCAAGCGGGACGCCCAGCTGTGCGGCGCGGCGCTTCTGCATGGTGTCCTCATAGGTGCGGTCCGGCGTTTCACTGCGCCCGTCGTTGTTGTCTTTGGCTGTGATCGTCACCTGGTAGTTTTTAGTGACGGTTCCCGCGCTCGATCGCTGCACCGTCTCCGAAAACTTCGGCGAGAACATCACCAGTTCTTTGTAAAACGAAAGTGGCGTATCGGGGCGGACGCCCTCGCCCTCGACAAACAGAACGAGGTAGCAAGTTAGGGTTCGTCCGAATACGTTGCCCTGCTCCGACTTGAGCCCGTTATATAGCTCGTTGATCTCCAACTCTTTTCCGGGAAGCGTCGGGATGTTGAACGAGAAGTTGTAAGTCGCGCTGGTGCCGTCTCGCCCGTCCTGAAGGCTTGGCGTCTTGTGAATGTTGGCGCCATTGCCATCAATGGTCCCCATCCATTCGCGGCCCTTGCTGTCGGTGAAGGTGCCCTGTCCGTCCCACAGATAGACAGGCTCGGTCTTGAAGTCATAGAGCCAGCATTTGCGAACGCACGCCACGATGTCCGTAACGTCTTCGGCCTTGCCCATGACTTCGTCGATTTGATCGTAAAATGCGCTCATTGCGGCACCGTCAAAACGGTGGCTATGGCCGACTGGTCGACGGCCCTCGCATAAACCGCGACGCCCGCGTTCACCTGCGTCCGGTGCAAGGCGCCTTTGCGGAGAGCCGGCATGATCGACGCCCCGAAACCAGGCGTCTTGATGCTGGTGCAGAACGAGCCAGCCTTCGACCGGATGTCGACGTTATCGATTCCACCGGGTGCAACGATCTGCGTCCACTCGTCTGGCGTAAGCGTAAAATCAGCCATGCTAATCCCCCGAGTAATCGTTCTTGTGATCGATCGTGCAGCCACAGCCGCCGGCGCATAAGCGCATGTCACTCTGGAGATCAGCCTCGGCCCCACATTAATACGTCATAAAACGGATAATGTAAGCACTATAGTTACAACACGGAGCAACTTTAAGTCTTTTGCTGTCGATGTCCGCTATCTCGGTCGTTGTGCCGCCAGTCCCCCTCGCGGTGCGCCCCTGCGATCAGATCGGCCACTGCCCAAATCGCCGCGTCCCGAGCCTCTGATAGCTGCTGGAAGGCCGCGGGCCAGTCGGCACGGCGCTCGGCCCCGACAGGGTCGAGGGGAAATTGCGTGGCCATGTCGCAATATTCTCGTGCCGGGAAAGGGCTGCTACCGCCGTCAACGCGGCGCGCGTATGCTATGCTAGCGCGGGGCGGCTCGAGGACGATGTTGTGCGGGACAAGTTTGTAGAATTGGCGTTGCTGGGCGTGACTGCGGGCGGCGCCGGTGCGGCGATCGTGATCCTGATCAATCTCGGCTTTAAAAGCGAAGATGTGTTCGCATTCTCAGGTGCATTGATCGGCGCCGCCGGAACCGTGGCTGGCGCTGCATGGGTTACAGATCGCACTGCGACGAAAGAACAGCGCAAGGAGCAGTCGTTGATCCGCGCGGACTTGGCTACGTTGCTTGACGCTTCCGAAACGGCATTGAACCGCTACCCGAACGACACGGCGTGGACAGATGAGTGGCGCTCGTCGATTTACGCTCTGGGAGACATAGCTAGCGGCACTGCACGCTTCCTCGACGAAGTGATTGGCCATGCTCGTACGCTCGACTTTTCACAGCGGGAAACCATCAAGGACGCGCGGAAAGAGATCGGATATTTTGTCGGCTTTTACGACGATGTGTTCAATAATGAGGAGGATCTCAATCCGATGGACGAGAGAGAATGGCCGGGAATGATAAAGGGCATGGTCACTGCCACCGGCACGGCCCTCGGGACACTGAAGATAAGGTAGATTAGTCGGTACGTCGGATTCATTCACTAGGGAAGCCATCTAGTTGGACATGCCTTCCGCTACTCAACCTATACCACCCATTGCGGAATGTGCCGTCCCGCCGGTGGTTCTCAGGCGCGCCGCTCCGGCCGGTCGGTGCCCAGACCCAATCCTGACCGTAGATGTTCCGTGTATAGACGGCAGGGAACGAACCCCGTTCTGTCACCAACGTACCCCGGCCGATCACTACAGTCGTTGGGTGCAACGTCGATTCGAACTGACCGCGCCAGTCCGTCATGGGCGTCGCTCATCCCATGCCTCGTGACGATCGGGCGCCCACCGCTTCGCAAGATTAGCCAGCGCTCGAGATTGCCCTGCAGCAGACCGCGGCCCCGTGGACATACCACCATGAAACTTGCACCGACCATTGAGCATGAGGTCGGTACGCTTGCAGGGCTCTCCCTGCCGGTTCCTGGTGCCGCAAGGTAAGCCCCGAAGCTTGTTAGGGAAGGGCGGGTAGGCTGGTGGCCTGGGGTTCCGAGTGGCTCCCCCGCTTTCAATGAACGCGTTGCATGCGGCTTCATACGCTTGTGACAATCGGGAACATTCCTCGAAATGATGGCGCCAGAACCGCCGCAAGCGGACACTCTCACGCGGGTCCAATGTCAACATTTGTCAGCCCTCCATGGGGTTCGGATCGAGAGGACCTGAAGCCGCATCAGCGTATCTCGTCCGCCAACTCCCGCCATTCCCGCCGGATGGCCGCCGCTGCCCTCCGAGCATCAAGATATGCCCGACTGTAGAGTCCATGCTTCAGCGCGTTGCTATTCCCTTGCGGCGGTCCTGGACTTAGCCCGCCGTGCAGCCGGCACCTTCCGTTTGGCATGGACGGGGAGCGGCACAGCGTCCCCGAGCGGGTTCGGGCTTGGCAGCGCCGAGCTTGGCGCAGCGAGTCCGGCTGCTGGCATTTCATGGGGTAGAACCTCGCTTTTTCCGTGTGCCCCCGGTCCCCCCGGGTGGTAATTGACGTCGCCGACGATCGCCTGGCCGCCCGGGTGCACGGTGACGTGCTCAACACGCACGGTCTGCTGCCCCTTGCCGCGCATTCGGGCAAGCGCTTCGATCTGCGCGGTAAAGGTCCGCTGCAGCTTCACTGCCAGGTTGCCGTACAGTTGGAGCTGGTCGGTGCGGGTCGTGCTTTTGGCGCGGCAGAGCATGGCCATCGACAAGGAATGGCAGCCCACCATCTGCGTCGCCAATGCACCCTCGAGTTCATCCTGAGGATCGATCGCGCCCAGCATCGCCAACGCTGCGTTTATGCCGAACACGTTCGGGTCGGTTCCCGGTGCAGTTCCTGCGGTAGCCACCTCTAGCGAGTTAAGCTGCTGAATCAGAAACGACGTCGACGAGGTCCCCAAGGACGACATCAGCCATGCCGAGTGACCCGCGGCGTCAGAATGGGTCGCTGCCATCTGCCGCGTTCCACTTTCGCTCTCTTCTACTTCCATGAACGGGCGGAGAGGTAGGGCATCGCGCTTGGCTTGCGCTTGTTCGATAGCCTGACTGGTCCTTGGACCGGGCGCCGCCTTCACAGGGCTACGCTCTTCGGATTTGCGTTTCGTCATGCTGCTGTTCCTCTCTCAGCTCGCGATATGATCGGGATTAAATCGGGGCCGCTGCGTTGCGCTCGACCTATTGACGCTATTGGCATGGCCCCCGCTCGAGCCCTCAAAACACGGTCCTCGACATGTCACGCGGAGCGGGCTCCAAAGCCGGATTGCCTGCGACGTTGCGGTCGGTCTTTTCACCCCCGCTATCTGCTATTGCTACACCCCCTCCCTTTAAGGGGGAGGGGTGTAGCGTAGCGCTCGATGGCTCTGCTGCTACACCTTGCGATGCTACACCCCGCGCAGGTGTAGCAGAGAGGTCATCCGCGGCCCTTCCGACCACCACATACTTCTTCATCTGGCGGTTGCCGTCCTTGCGTTCCTCGACCCGTAAAACGTCGTTTTCGATCCATTCGGTGAGCATCCGAATGATCCGCGCCTTGTCGCCCTTGTCGGCAACGTTAGCCCCCAGCACGTCAGCAACGGCGATCCCGGCCCAATCCGTCGCGGAGTGGTGTGCCTTGTATTCCCCGCTAGCGATTACGGCCTGGACCCGGCGCAGATGCTCGACAGAGACGCCCTCAAATGCGTCAGGCGGCGACCACGGAATGACCACGCCCATATTGTCGCCGTCGTCGTTCGCCCCGTTGCCGAGGGATACGGAGGCCATGGTGTACCAGTCGGAGGCATCGGACGGCGGCGCACGGTTGTTCTTGTCGTCGTAGGTCCGGAAGTACCGGCGCCTCTTCTCGTCCTCGATGCCATATCGTTTCGCCTCTTGCTCGCTCATGCGGTTGAGGACGAGGACCGACCGGCAGGCGTTGATAAGCGCAACGGCACCGCGGCCCGAAAGCGCCGTAACCTCCGCTGCGCCAGCCTTGCTGACGTGGTGCGCCAGGCCGATCCCGCACTTGGCGTTCTTCGCAACCATCGCCCACTCCTTGGCTATGGTGTCGATCTCCATATTGTCGTTCTCGTTCGCGGAATGTGACGACACGAAGGGATCGACGTGGAGATAGTCGCAGCCGCGGGCCAGCAGCTCGTCCGTCAGACCAGCGACCAGCGGGCGGTTGATCAAGAACCCTTCCGCCGCGGTCGACGTTGCAAGCTTTAGGATTGCCCCCTCGAGCGCGCTGTCTACGAACAGGCGATCGCGGATATGCTCAGGTCCGATCGACCAGTGCTTGCACGCCGCCTGGATGATGCGCGACAGTTCCTCGCCGTCGTCCTCCAGGTTCCACAGCCAGACCCGCTTGGGACCGCCCGGGACTTCCTGCCCAAGCAGGTTACGGCCCGTCGCCATTGCGAGCGCCTCACCGACACTCAGGATGGTCTTGCCGGCGGCACCAGGTGCAAGGATCGCACGGACATGCCCACGCTGAATGGACCGGCCATAAACCCACTCGCGGGGCTTGATCGTGGTCGGGTCGCGCCAGACGTAGGGCGTGGCGACGACCTTGACGGGTTCGGGCTTTGGCTTTTGAGCGCCGCCGCCGATCATCGGGGTGGGACAGAACGGGCGGGCATCTTCGTAGCTCGCCTGCATCGCGGTGGCGTTCATGACCGCACCCCCATCAATTCGGCGTTGAAGTCGACGAAGGGCGGAGTCGGGCGCATGATGCGGACCGACAGGCCTGACGTCGTGTACGCCTCGGCCGCCTTCTGCGCAGCCGCCTCACCGGGTGCGTTGCCGTCCGCCCCGATCACGACGGAGCGCACGACCGGCGGGAAGATCATCGCTGGCATCATTGACGTACCTGCCGCGACCCAGACAGAGCGCCCGAGCCCCTGTGCGAGCGTCAGCCCGTCCTCGAGCCCTTCGCACACGAGGATGCTCGCCGACGGTGGCCCGAGCTGGATGGAGCCGCCGATGACGTTGCCCAGGCTGTATTTCACCTTCGGCTTGCGATCTGTGCCCGTCGCCTTGGTTGCAGCCTTGCGCCCGTCCTCCGTCAAATACGTGCGCTGCAGCGCGACGAGCTCGCCGGCCGCGTCCGTCACGATCGCGATGAGCGTCGGCAGCAGCCCTGGACCGTTCGCGGCCAACACGCCGTTCCCTTCGATCTTGGGCGGCGGCAGTCGCGAGAACCGCAACGTGTGTGGCAGGTCGATCGTGATCCCGCGTGACCGCAGATAGATCGCTGCCGGCGTCCCTTCGATCGGCACCGACTCTTTGACGATCCGCTGGGCGATCGGACGCATGTCGGTCTTGGGCTTCGCTGGTGCGCGCTGCTGCTCCAGCTCGCGCAAGGCGCCGCCGTCGAGCATGCCGATCGCCTCGCGGGTCTTCACGTTATAGGCTCGCATCACGAAGTCGATGACATCGCCCTGGGCGCCGCACCCGAAGCACTGGAACCGGCGGTCGTCCGCGTAGATCGTCAGCGACGGCGACTTGTCCGGGTGAAACGGGCAGCAGCCTTTCCACTCACGTCCGGCGCGAGATAGCTTCACGCCCGCCTTGCTCGCGACGCCGGACACCGGGAAACGGTCGCGGATCTGCTGGGTGACTGCCGCAAAAGCGGTGCTGTCCATGCGCTCGGTCATGCGACACCCCCGATCGGCTCAGGCCGATTGATATGGAAAGGCCGCATGCTACGCTCGCCGGGGCGGACATAGGCGATCGGCAGGCGGTGCTTCCGCCAAGCCTTCTCCGCTACAGCGCGGGCGGCGGCATAGGACGTGGCACCGCACAACCACTCCGGCTTCTTCCAGACGCCATAACGACGTTCCATCAGTCCGACGCCCCACCCGCCATCCGGGCGTTGCCGGATCACGAGCATACGGATCACCGCGAGCCGCGGAGCCTTGCCGGACAGTGCACGATCAGCGCGAGCGCGAACCCATGCAGCTGCCGAGTAAACCTGCGCCGTCATGCTGCGCTCTCCCCGTACGATCCGTACAGAATATGGTCGAGGTCTGACCGACCGCGGAACCGCTGGTGCCAGAAGGCGCGCGACGGCTCGAAATGCCCGAGGGGCTTCGGCACATCGTTGTACCGCGCGACCATGACCGGCAACCCAGTCAGATCAGCAACATCGACGGCGCGCGATGCTGTTGAGGCAAAAGAGCCGACTCCTGTACCTGCGGCCTCCAACGACCCGCCAGGCACCTCCTCACCCTGCACGGTGGCGTGCCACTGGTCGGGGTTCAGCTGCTCGATGACGATCGCGCGGACGATCTCACCGGGGAATGTGCAAAGGGAGGTCATGCCGCGTCCTCCTGTCGGTCGAGAACGGTGGCGCGCCAGACGATAGCGTTGGCACCCGAGACGTTCCGCCGGCGGAGACCGGTGTCCCGGATCATCCCCTTCTTGAGCAGCTCGGTGAACCGCGGCTGGAGCGAATACCGCTTGTAGTCTGCGATCGCGCACGTCTCATCGACCGTCAGACCGTCGGGATGGGCGCAGAGTACCTTGTGGACGATCGCGCGGAGGTGATCGGCCATCGGGGCGATACCTGCATACGCCGCGGCGCTGGTGTCAGTACGATGCCGGCTCATGCGTCGCCTCCATCGGCGAGAGGGGGAAGGCCGTGCTTGTCGAGCAAGATCACGAGCCAGTTGCGCTGTTTCTCGGTCAGGGGGTTCGCATCGAATGCGACGCGGCCGAGAAACTGACCCTCACGAGGCTTGAGGGTGACGCCGGCGGTGAGCAGCGACATCGCGGATTGCTGATGGTTAACCACGGGCCACCTCCCATGCCATTTCGGCGATGAGATTGGCACGCTGACCGACCAGGCCGAACGGACGAAGCCGTTGCAGACGGAGTACGGTCGCGCTATCTGTGTTGGCGTTGCTGTTGATGAATTC from Sphingomonas faeni encodes:
- a CDS encoding CHC2 zinc finger domain-containing protein; protein product: MTERMDSTAFAAVTQQIRDRFPVSGVASKAGVKLSRAGREWKGCCPFHPDKSPSLTIYADDRRFQCFGCGAQGDVIDFVMRAYNVKTREAIGMLDGGALRELEQQRAPAKPKTDMRPIAQRIVKESVPIEGTPAAIYLRSRGITIDLPHTLRFSRLPPPKIEGNGVLAANGPGLLPTLIAIVTDAAGELVALQRTYLTEDGRKAATKATGTDRKPKVKYSLGNVIGGSIQLGPPSASILVCEGLEDGLTLAQGLGRSVWVAAGTSMMPAMIFPPVVRSVVIGADGNAPGEAAAQKAAEAYTTSGLSVRIMRPTPPFVDFNAELMGVRS
- a CDS encoding HGGxSTG domain-containing protein encodes the protein MLTLDPRESVRLRRFWRHHFEECSRLSQAYEAACNAFIESGGATRNPRPPAYPPFPNKLRGLPCGTRNRQGEPCKRTDLMLNGRCKFHGGMSTGPRSAAGQSRALANLAKRWAPDRHEAWDERRP
- a CDS encoding AAA family ATPase — translated: MNATAMQASYEDARPFCPTPMIGGGAQKPKPEPVKVVATPYVWRDPTTIKPREWVYGRSIQRGHVRAILAPGAAGKTILSVGEALAMATGRNLLGQEVPGGPKRVWLWNLEDDGEELSRIIQAACKHWSIGPEHIRDRLFVDSALEGAILKLATSTAAEGFLINRPLVAGLTDELLARGCDYLHVDPFVSSHSANENDNMEIDTIAKEWAMVAKNAKCGIGLAHHVSKAGAAEVTALSGRGAVALINACRSVLVLNRMSEQEAKRYGIEDEKRRRYFRTYDDKNNRAPPSDASDWYTMASVSLGNGANDDGDNMGVVIPWSPPDAFEGVSVEHLRRVQAVIASGEYKAHHSATDWAGIAVADVLGANVADKGDKARIIRMLTEWIENDVLRVEERKDGNRQMKKYVVVGRAADDLSATPARGVASQGVAAEPSSATLHPSPLKGGGVAIADSGGEKTDRNVAGNPALEPAPRDMSRTVF
- a CDS encoding HGGxSTG domain-containing protein → MCRSPSMPNGRCRLHGGLSPGPPQGNSNALKHGLYSRAYLDARRAAAAIRREWRELADEIR